In Prunus dulcis chromosome 1, ALMONDv2, whole genome shotgun sequence, the following are encoded in one genomic region:
- the LOC117614764 gene encoding GTP 3',8-cyclase, mitochondrial — protein sequence MMKRHVFKFARSRMGFADFNCFLVDFETGSCSTSRNSDSKGLLRHQMNASTPRMCSTSCAKVPEDLPKDNPVSDMLLDSFGRLHTYLRISLTERCNLRCQYCMPAEGVDLTPSPKILSQNEIVRLANLFVSSGVEKIRLTGGEPTIRKDIEDICLHLSNLNGLKTVAITTNGITLARKLPKLKECGLTSVNISLDTLVPAKFEFMTRRNGHQKVMESINAAINLGYNPVKVNCVVMRGFNDDEICDFVELTRDKPINIRFIEFMPFDGNVWNVKKLVPYSEMLDRVVKRFPSLKRLQDHPTDTAKNFRIDEHAGVVSFITSMTEHFCAGCNRLRLLADGNFKVCLFGPSEVSLRDPLRQGANDHELREIIGSAVKRKKASHAGMFDIAKTANRPMIHIGG from the exons ATGATGAAGCGTCATGTATTCAAGTTTGCCCGCTCGCGTATGGGCTTTGCAGATTTCAATTGCTTCCtg GTGGACTTCGAAACTGGGTCTTGTTCCACCTCCAGAAACAGTGATTCTAAGGGTTTACTTCGTCATCAAATGAATGCATCCACACCAAGGATGTGCTCGACTTCTTGTGCTAAGGTACCAGAAGATCTTCCAAAAGACAACCCTGTTTCTGATATGTTGCTTGATTCATTTGGAAGGCTCCACACTTACTTGAGGATCTCCCTGACAGAACGTTGCAATCTGCGATGTCAATACTGTATGCCAGCAGAGGGTGTGGACCTCACTCCCAGCCCTAAAATCCTTTCACAGAATGAGATTGTTCGCTTGGCAAATCTGTTTGTAAGCTCAGGAGTGGAAAAAATTCGTTTGACTGGAGGGGAGCCAACCATAAGGAAAGATATCGAAGACATATGCTTACACTTGTCTAACTTGAATGGATTAAAAACAGTGGCCATAACCACCAATGGAATTACTCTTGCAAGAAAACTTCCCAAGCTGAAAGAATGTGGGCTTACTTCTGTGAATATTAGTTTAGACACGTTGGTCCCTGCAAAGTTTGAATTTATGACCAGGCGTAATGGGCATCAAAAGGTTATGGAATCAATTAATGCTGCCATAAACCTTGGATATAATCCTGTTAAG GTAAATTGTGTGGTGATGCGTGGATTCAATGATGATGAGATTTGTGATTTTGTAGAGCTGACACGTGATAAACCGATTAATATTCGATTTATTGAATTCATGCCTTTTGATGGAAATGTTTGGAATGTTAAAAAACTGGTACCCTACTCGGAAATGTTGGATAGAGTG GTAAAACGGTTTCCAAGTCTAAAGAGACTTCAGGATCACCCAACAGATACAGCCAAGAATTTCAGGATAGATGAGCATGCTGGTGTAGTTTCTTTTATCACATCAATGACTGAGCATTTTTGTGCTGGATGCAATAGATTGCGACTCTTAGCTGATGGAAACTTCAAAGTCTGCTTATTTGGTCCTTCTGAG GTGAGCTTAAGAGATCCCCTTCGTCAGGGTGCTAATGATCATGAACTCAGGGAAATAATCGGGTCAGCG gtgaagaggaagaaagcTTCACACGCTGGTATGTTTGACATTGCAAAGACAGCAAATAGGCCAATGATACATATTGGTGGCTAA
- the LOC117616292 gene encoding UPF0496 protein 4-like translates to MPSTHNPGSSSPLTSFGRSIWSRREPFHSIEADHESSEQELELQSFQKLVVDLFHDLSAVSADELLSIAWIRKLLDVFVSCLDEFRVLLLKNKAQVSKPPLDHWADEYLDRSLKALDICNATRDGIEKIRTWHKHLEIIMCALESRKRAFSEGQFRRARKALMDLTLEMLDERDSGSVFSHRNWSFGRNNPRKDARRRQHSSGNSSGHSRSHSWSISNSWSAAKQLQSIANNLIAPRGNEIIATNGLAGSVYTMSSVLTFVLSALVAAIPCQDRALSTHFSIPQQYSWGIPLISLHERIIEESKKRERQNSNGLLREIYHVERCARHMTDLVDVVQFPLTEEQKVEVEQELQELASICENFKNGLDPLERQIREVFRRIMNCRTEGLEILSRANNLE, encoded by the coding sequence ATGCCTTCTACGCACAATCCGGGTTCTTCTTCACCTTTGACTTCATTTGGTCGCTCGATTTGGAGTCGGCGAGAACCGTTTCATTCCATTGAAGCTGATCATGAGTCCAGTGAACAGGAATTAGAGCTGCAATCatttcaaaaacttgttgTAGATCTATTTCATGACTTGTCAGCTGTTAGTGCTGATGAATTGCTCTCTATTGCGTGGATTCGGAAACTTTTGGATGTTTTTGTTAGCTGCCTTGACGAATTCAGGGTTCTCTTGTTGAAAAACAAGGCACAGGTTTCTAAACCTCCCTTGGACCATTGGGCTGATGAATACTTAGATAGGAGCTTGAaggcacttgacatttgcaaTGCCACTCGTGATGGGATTGAGAAGATTCGTACATGGCATAAGCATTTAGAGATCATAATGTGTGCCTTAGAATCTCGAAAGAGGGCATTTTCTGAGGGCCAATTCCGTCGAGCAAGAAAGGCTTTGATGGATTTGACACTTGAAATGCTTGATGAGAGAGACTCTGGGTCTGTGTTTTCTCACCGGAACTGGTCTTTTGGGCGAAATAACCCAAGAAAGGATGCTCGTCGTCGTCAACACTCATCTGGGAACTCATCTGGGCATTCCCGCTCTCACTCATGGAGCATATCCAATTCTTGGTCTGCAGCTAAGCAGCTCCAATCAATTGCAAACAACTTGATAGCACCTCGTGGGAATGAGATTATTGCAACCAATGGGCTTGCAGGCTCTGTTTACACAATGAGTTCTGTGCTCACTTTTGTTTTGTCGGCTCTTGTGGCTGCAATTCCTTGTCAGGATCGAGCTCTTAGTACGCATTTTTCAATCCCACAGCAGTACTCCTGGGGTATCCCATTAATCTCACTTCACGAACGGATAATAGAGGAATCAAAGAAGCGAGAGCGCCAGAACTCTAATGGATTGCTGAGGGAGATTTATCATGTTGAGAGATGTGCACGCCACATGACAGACTTGGTCGATGTGGTTCAGTTTCCATTGACAGAGGAACAGAAAGTGGAAGTTGAACAAGAACTGCAGGAGTTAGCATCGAtttgtgaaaattttaagAATGGACTGGATCCTCTGGAACGACAAATCAGGGAAGTATTCCGTAGGATTATGAATTGCAGAACTGAGGGTCTTGAAATTTTGAGTAGGGCAAACAATCTGGAGTAA
- the LOC117615336 gene encoding uncharacterized protein LOC117615336 — protein sequence MTAVQDHTKRNNTTRNPEVKASVQELASRAASRVKAVAAEKITPPNSAYQFEVSWRGFSGDNARQTSLLKAISPSALPQIFKNALTVPILLDIIKCVATFFVEEMDLAVNYLENLTRVPRFDTLIMFLSSSDNADLVKIWDEVFDNEATPIEYAEKLDNLHTKSCPKR from the exons ATGACTGCAGTTCAAGATCACACTAAG AGAAATAACACAACTAGGAATCCAGAGGTGAAGGCATCGGTACAAGAGCTTGCTTCTCGAGCTGCTTCCCGAGTCAAGGCTGTGGCTGCGGAAAAGATCACACCACCAAATTCGGCATATCAATTTGAGGTTTCTTGGCGAGGATTCTCTGGAGATAATGCTCGACAGACTAGCCTGTTGAAG GCTATATCTCCAAGTGCATTGCCGCAGATATTCAAAAATGCTTTGACTGTTCCCATACTTCTTGACATTATCAAGTGTGTGGCAACCTTTTTCGT TGAAGAAATGGATTTGGCCGTCAATTATTTGGAGAACTTAACCAGGGTTCCAAGATTTGACACACTCATCATGTTTCTTTCATCCTCAGACAACGCTG ATCTTGTTAAGATATGGGATGAAGTGTTTGACAATGAGGCAACTCCGATTGAGTATGCCGAGAAGCTTGATAACCTGCATACAAAGTCCTGCCCCAAGCGATGA